GAATCACCATCTTTAGTTAAAGAAATAGATAAATGGGGTGCTGATTTTGCAAAATTAAAAAATGGTGAACTAGATCAAAGGTTTTTTGGTGCACACAAATATCGTAGAACTTGTTACTCAGGGGATTTTACAGGATTATCAATTTTAAAAACTCTCCTAAAAAAATCAGATGAGTTAAAAATTCCTATTTATGATAACCAGTATGTAACTGAATTATTAATTAGAGAAAACACCTGCTTTGGCGCAATGTCATTTAATTTATCTACGTCGGAAAGGACTGTACACTTTGCTGATGCAGTAGTTTTATGTACAGGGGGGCATACAAGATTATGGAAAAAAAGTTCCTCTAGAAAAAATGAAAATACAGGGGATGGATATTATTTAGGACTTAAAGCGGGATGTGAATTAATAGATATGGAAATGGTACAGTTTCACCCATCAGGTATGGTTTCACCTGAAGAAATTGAAGGTACTTTGGTTACCGAAGCTGTAAGAGGTGAGGGTGGAAGGTTAATAAATAAAAAAGGAGAGAGATTTATGAAAAATTATGATCCAAAAAGAATGGAATTATCAACTAGAGATAAAGTAGCAATAGCTAACTACACAGAAATAATTGAAGGTCGAGGAACAAAAAATGGAGCGGTTCTTCTTGATATTAGCCACAAAAGTAGAGAGTTCATTATTGAGAAACTACCAAATATATATAGACAATTTCTTGAAACTCAAATGCTTGATATTTCAAAATCACCCATGGAAGTTTCGCCTACTGCCCACTATTCTATGGGTGGAATTTTAGTTAATCCAGAAGATTTATCTACTTCAGTAAAGGGCCTTTTCGCAGCAGGAGAAGTAGCAGGAGGACTGCATGGAGCTAATCGTTTAGGTGGAAATTCTTTGGCAGAAATTCTTATTTTTGGCAAACGTGCTGGTATTGCATCCTCAAAATATTCAAAAAGAATTGATCAACAATTAAGATCTAATGAAACTATTGCCTTTGCGCATGAAAACATTAATAAGTTCATCAAAAATGGAGATGAACTAGTCAGGCCTCTTCAACACGAATTACGATTAATAATGTGGAAATATTGTGGCGTAATCAAAAACGAAACTTTACTTAGAGAAGGATTATCAAAAATTGAAACTATCAAAACCAAAATAGATAAAATCGATATCAGAATCGATAAACATAATTGCGAAGATCTAGCTTTGATTTTTGACTTACAATCTTCTTTGATAAGTGCAAAAGCTACAATTCTTTCAGCACTCCAAAGAAATGAAAGTAGGGGGGCACATCAAAGAAGTGATTGCCCATCACTTGACCCTTCATTTAAATATAATTGTCTAGTCAGAATGGACGAAAATAATAATTTAATAATATCTAAATCTCCTCTAAAAGAATTAAACGAAAAGTTAAAGACAATTATTGTAAGTGAAAAAAGAGAAGAAGACATAAAGAATAAATTGCTTGAGTAATTTCAAAATTTAATATCAAATTGAAAGACACATATTACATACATCTTTTATAGAAAGGTATAATTTTTGACTTTAACTAAACCTTTCTCCAGACAGCTAATAATTTTCCTTGAAAAACCACCTCATCTAAATCTAGCTCAATAGGTTCATAAGCTGGATTAGCAGCTTCTAAGTAAATTTTTTGACCTTTTTTTGAAAAATATTTCAAAGTCGTACCTAGTCCTGGGACCATAGCGCTAACAATCATTCCATTTCTTAGCGAATAAGAATCTTTAATAGGTTCCATCAAAACCATATCTCCATGCGCAATACAAGCATTTATCATTGAATCACCATTTACAGTTAAGGCAAAAACATCTTTTTTTTGTAAAACTTCAGATAGATCCAAATTTTCATTAACATCAGAAAAAGTTTCAATTAAACCTCCTGCAGCGACAGAACCCATAATTGGAACTCCACCAGTAATTTCGTCTACTATTTGCATAGTTCTAGCTTTGCCTTCTTGCCAAGAAATGTAACCTTTTTCCTGCAAATGTTTCAATCTACTCTGAATTGGTGCAGGAGATTTTAATCCCATTGCCTGCATCATTTGTCTAATGGAAGGACTATGCTGAAAATTCTTCATATAATCCTTTATCCATACATAAAGCTCATTTTGAGCATCTGTAAGATTTTCCTCAGAATAATAATCCACTAAAACAAATGTACTCTAATACATTTGTACCTTTATTTAGAATATATTGCAAGTACTTTAGCTGAGCAAGCATGCTAAAAGAGCTTGCTGCGCATGCATTCTGTTTTCTGCCTGCTGAAAAATTCTACTTTTTTCACTTTCAAAAGCTTCATTTGTTATCTCCTTACCTCTATATGCAGGAAGGCAGTGGAGAATAATCGCATCTTTATTAGCTTTACTTACTAAATTATTATCGATAGTAAATTTATCAAAATTTTTATCTTTATCTTCTTTTAGATTTTCGTCTCCCATAGAGGTCCAAACATCTGTATAGAGAACATTTGCTCCTAATACCGCAGTATTAGGATCGTTAGTTATTTTTAGGAGATTACTATCTTTATATATTTCTAGAGCTTTTTTAATAACTAATGAGTTTGGCTCATAACCTTTAGGGCATGCAATTCTGATTTCTACTCCTAGTAAAGCCCCACACAAAATTATCGAGTTAGCAACATTATTACCATCACCTATAAATGTCAAAACCGTATTTTTAAAATCAACAAATTCCTCTTTAATCGTCATGTAATCAGCTAAAGCTTGGCAAGGATGTTCTAAATCTGTGAGTGCATTAATAAC
This region of Prochlorococcus sp. MIT 0604 genomic DNA includes:
- the lexA gene encoding transcriptional repressor LexA yields the protein MDYYSEENLTDAQNELYVWIKDYMKNFQHSPSIRQMMQAMGLKSPAPIQSRLKHLQEKGYISWQEGKARTMQIVDEITGGVPIMGSVAAGGLIETFSDVNENLDLSEVLQKKDVFALTVNGDSMINACIAHGDMVLMEPIKDSYSLRNGMIVSAMVPGLGTTLKYFSKKGQKIYLEAANPAYEPIELDLDEVVFQGKLLAVWRKV
- the argF gene encoding ornithine carbamoyltransferase gives rise to the protein MLNPIKLASKNFLSSLDTSCEEFHHILEIAKNFKNKDLNIKLKEKVLGLIFDKSSTRTRVSFQVAMSRLGGTTVDLNPTTSQIGRGEPIRDTARVLSRYCDVLAIRTFKQTDLEEYAKWSSKPVINALTDLEHPCQALADYMTIKEEFVDFKNTVLTFIGDGNNVANSIILCGALLGVEIRIACPKGYEPNSLVIKKALEIYKDSNLLKITNDPNTAVLGANVLYTDVWTSMGDENLKEDKDKNFDKFTIDNNLVSKANKDAIILHCLPAYRGKEITNEAFESEKSRIFQQAENRMHAQQALLACLLS
- a CDS encoding FAD-dependent oxidoreductase, whose product is MPVKDHLTQITNVLVIGCGGAGLRSAIEIKKSGLDVTILGKRPKTDAHTVLAAGGINAALGTLDKEDTWEQHFIDTYLEGYGIGDPLKVEIMAKESPSLVKEIDKWGADFAKLKNGELDQRFFGAHKYRRTCYSGDFTGLSILKTLLKKSDELKIPIYDNQYVTELLIRENTCFGAMSFNLSTSERTVHFADAVVLCTGGHTRLWKKSSSRKNENTGDGYYLGLKAGCELIDMEMVQFHPSGMVSPEEIEGTLVTEAVRGEGGRLINKKGERFMKNYDPKRMELSTRDKVAIANYTEIIEGRGTKNGAVLLDISHKSREFIIEKLPNIYRQFLETQMLDISKSPMEVSPTAHYSMGGILVNPEDLSTSVKGLFAAGEVAGGLHGANRLGGNSLAEILIFGKRAGIASSKYSKRIDQQLRSNETIAFAHENINKFIKNGDELVRPLQHELRLIMWKYCGVIKNETLLREGLSKIETIKTKIDKIDIRIDKHNCEDLALIFDLQSSLISAKATILSALQRNESRGAHQRSDCPSLDPSFKYNCLVRMDENNNLIISKSPLKELNEKLKTIIVSEKREEDIKNKLLE